One part of the Candidatus Diapherotrites archaeon genome encodes these proteins:
- a CDS encoding MopE-related protein has protein sequence MPWFPMRWAGLILFLLLFAGLVAAQQQLQVNQVFIKNNNSTPLSNDPVNIPIAFGPGAMTVSQLPSVKVGTLPTQVQPTSYYSDGSVRTAVAWVLASMQAGQETIYTLSTGSSPNFTWAPGVEDLLRNRNNSSLRILVRDIKGGEYAVTLDVDGMGNCNAKGYATPKFASNCVELKEDGPVRKTWEIHKRHDPVAGGPPEDLSYLFTSVFFVSAYSGKNFVTVDHLLINSNNLDEDVQPSNTGGPVQNGPLYQNPIHGVIFYTDIKMEVRTPATADHAIYVMDESKLPPSFLDPASTNTMSTFWIMPENGQQILSANYNEGPNVTNASNFIAGGQGFLTRAVVSFSSINKHPIEENGVSSGGPLKMFNQIDDVFFREMFNPEDLNSVISYTSDAKSQYLKKLQQMNNSQLGHRFGQYDYSNGKDISSGGYYDYYHQDSILATRFLLSCGDRCATDYLRTMRFIEYGHIHTPNHYVGFNREEHPQVMESHYRTTPYEQNGGSGIVCLPPPYNAKDVLGYCQYNQIPSGHRTDAQGRSVTSYNNNNSNQFAMWHSWKWRDTEHLSLAYSYYRYLFLDDHLGRYLTTQFIEIGASRYEFNQAGGRGTISDRGIGRSIIWLSHSYSMTLDPIYKSMATNLVTFADQKRNRQADGLRGTNPATGDFFPVKYYASILSCEARINCGANQPYVWIQPYHDAQIAHALAVFYRDVLTPSDAGLMTMIKNAVADHLHYTYTYAYKSPMEVRNRTPNLAIPSQNINERTGGFSVYNKLITGHNSTYPADTYTQYQDNTLTQFIPGYCNELILAGIFRSSDPNYLKNGQQDLFAEYVGKFKDFISRSIIHPAGKNQQYSAGSQNVWGNDIFFVDDEVFCGITLTTEVPNDLGGGYVNGIYQNTSPHNCADADGDTWTTCNGDCNDNSANIHPGRSEGNSADGIDNNCNQLIDKNDPSHTIGGGSTPFCGDNIIQVGVEECELTNNPCGPLGNNSPPIDPNNLNLGGYCIQPFVSMLGGSNCTCAGDTLFLTGITSNPSPIIHPPGQNYTLTLLGSGIEPGDTLRIAKENAPSTVVNLTISSSITATLTTSNITTLGVGNHSARVIQGPDMSNSITLPIVSASSFVLSTVTPNAYVTSQNYNSIAISGYLFQSGDRVEFQGACGTSLCFVSKIGLFVSNVALTTSLTTSDLSTLGLGIGSVRLKRGANTYSNSLSFSVSDPNVPTITEPLDPDTIGYNAISPWITVTGTNFGNSPTVKIGNPPNQVTILSSSSQMQNVTGTSLEFQLNKANTLTLGATDHPVTVTAGIYTSLPVDLTISPPIIDAIIPDTIPANQAATLSFTCRYPGNNPKIHVGSNVFNYPGQPAPLCFDVSLTAVQVTNLGVGTHDVRMENTGVFSAPFPLNIGDTGGASSPYFPPWSTLEPINGIAFSGSTGTELLSAINNLSPGQKLIVPGGTYQMPNPARITAQGTASQPIFVVAAAGANPVLTASGAGNDVLAIGQTGSGITAAYLALRGFEITGGNKGIIFNKASNIWLDQLRIHDTANAGIHGGQFSGINNSYLFITRNEIHNVGEGAGIIKGTAVMFGTMGGPQIVTNAVIALNHIHHTGKQAAGIQLNRGSHSNWVAENHVHHAAYNYYGDSAGYWPCMWFDLSHAGTYFSNQRNIIEKNVIHDCSDNGVQFENGRHVFRNNLVTARIGNKAIDGTHNTASLDYLEISHNTVFNTNNGYGIGLVAWNGQPGLVLANNVVYNHQGSPGAYTIQLLSGTSNQGILVGNVVAMHQTNNTITSGVRNMSTGYVIGQGLTDFTTPPSTGWGNNYSYGGNFLGFRPSDTGAIIGTANVTYLVPEDITNTLRLSPHEAGALDGLAGGGGGAPTTSGMNPNTIAYNAPSPVITLNGTNFPVSCTIGTLKVGALAVPCTQVMMVNAAQLTYSLTPAQTLSLGVNAHNVTVTSGSQTSNAQQLVISAPILLNVTPSAIEYNTNPPINLQSNYFGANPSVKIGSVTFSSPTITLPDMLRVNPSLDQVNNNLGVGLHTVLVINTLINSNSKTLTITDPTPTLTNINPNSVQVGGIQQFTLSGSKFTPYSKVRVGTLPLLTPDAVNPNGNSLTFTLTATQTQLLGVGPHNVFVVNGSRTSNGLILTITEAPAILTLISPQSVEEDSDYTIALTGSNFQTYSEILVGNLPPISPNIVNQGGTLLRFNLTAAQIQALGGAGSTGSTDYPVRVRNAPGIVSNSMPLTVTSQTSANNPPGNFDVVATTGPSARTVNVAWDLAGGTAPVDYILRGILASHPIALDGIIDSGEFEGGTVWDYDQTNPSNPFLFTGMASTDYCFAAKATNAYGFSYSTTSCATARSSDSPPGSFTVTAATGTATGRVNVTWTNAGGQPAPIYILRGILESDPVASGGISRQEFDDPANNTRWVVNLQSSSPYTYTGIPEEGYCFVVLAENIRGDSFSNTSCADARAAPEPPPGPGGGGGDSGGGGGGGGGGGGGPQTCVPTLELCDGIDNDCDSQVDEGCPISTISACTNEVKDVGELGVDCGGICPNFCSVSLPNSIYAFVVALASPILYLFGLVLKLFGLAT, from the coding sequence GTGCCTTGGTTTCCTATGCGTTGGGCGGGGTTAATCCTATTCCTGTTACTGTTTGCCGGTTTGGTCGCGGCGCAGCAGCAACTTCAAGTAAACCAGGTTTTCATCAAGAACAATAATAGCACCCCCCTGTCTAACGATCCGGTGAATATCCCCATTGCCTTCGGACCCGGGGCGATGACGGTGAGCCAACTGCCCTCGGTGAAGGTGGGCACGCTTCCCACGCAAGTGCAACCCACCTCCTATTACAGCGATGGTTCCGTTCGAACCGCGGTGGCCTGGGTGCTTGCCTCCATGCAAGCGGGGCAGGAAACCATTTACACCCTCTCCACCGGGAGCTCCCCGAACTTTACCTGGGCGCCTGGAGTGGAGGATCTGTTACGGAATAGGAATAATTCTTCATTGAGGATTTTGGTGAGAGATATCAAAGGTGGAGAATATGCTGTTACATTGGATGTCGATGGGATGGGGAATTGTAACGCCAAAGGATATGCAACACCCAAATTTGCTTCTAACTGCGTGGAACTCAAAGAAGACGGACCCGTACGCAAGACTTGGGAAATTCATAAACGCCATGATCCGGTTGCGGGCGGACCTCCCGAAGATTTGAGCTATTTGTTCACGTCGGTATTCTTCGTGTCGGCCTACTCAGGAAAGAATTTTGTGACGGTTGATCATCTGCTCATCAACTCTAACAATTTGGATGAAGATGTGCAACCATCCAATACGGGTGGACCGGTGCAAAATGGCCCGTTATATCAGAACCCCATCCACGGGGTCATATTTTACACTGATATCAAAATGGAGGTCCGAACGCCCGCTACAGCCGATCATGCGATTTACGTGATGGATGAGAGTAAACTCCCGCCATCTTTTTTGGATCCTGCCTCCACGAATACGATGAGTACATTCTGGATCATGCCTGAAAATGGACAACAGATTTTAAGTGCAAACTATAATGAAGGGCCAAATGTAACAAACGCGAGCAATTTCATCGCAGGGGGGCAGGGTTTCCTGACACGCGCCGTAGTCTCGTTCTCCTCAATTAACAAGCATCCAATTGAAGAAAACGGGGTTTCATCTGGAGGACCATTAAAAATGTTCAACCAAATCGACGATGTTTTTTTCCGAGAAATGTTTAACCCGGAGGATTTGAATTCAGTCATATCCTACACTTCCGATGCCAAGTCCCAATATTTGAAAAAATTACAACAGATGAATAATTCCCAACTGGGTCATCGTTTTGGCCAATATGATTACTCAAATGGGAAAGACATATCATCCGGAGGATATTATGACTACTACCATCAGGATTCAATTCTCGCGACTCGATTCTTATTATCTTGCGGAGACCGCTGCGCCACCGATTATCTGCGGACCATGCGATTCATCGAATATGGGCATATCCATACCCCAAACCATTATGTCGGATTCAATCGGGAGGAACACCCGCAGGTTATGGAGTCCCATTACAGAACTACTCCGTATGAACAGAATGGGGGGAGTGGGATCGTTTGCCTTCCGCCACCTTATAACGCAAAGGATGTTTTGGGATATTGTCAATACAATCAAATCCCATCTGGACACCGGACGGATGCCCAAGGACGCAGCGTAACGAGCTACAATAATAACAATAGTAACCAATTTGCCATGTGGCATTCATGGAAATGGCGGGATACCGAACACCTGTCTCTAGCCTATTCGTACTACCGTTACCTGTTTCTAGATGACCACCTGGGGCGCTATTTGACGACCCAATTTATCGAGATCGGAGCATCCCGTTATGAATTTAATCAAGCTGGCGGGCGTGGAACAATTTCCGATCGGGGAATAGGCCGTTCGATTATCTGGCTCTCCCATTCTTACTCTATGACATTGGATCCCATCTACAAATCGATGGCAACAAATCTTGTCACTTTCGCTGATCAAAAAAGGAACAGGCAAGCGGATGGATTGAGAGGCACCAACCCGGCTACCGGGGATTTTTTTCCTGTAAAATATTATGCCTCAATTTTGAGTTGCGAAGCTAGGATAAATTGTGGGGCGAATCAACCATATGTTTGGATACAGCCATATCATGATGCTCAGATCGCCCATGCTTTGGCTGTATTCTACCGTGATGTCCTGACTCCCTCAGATGCCGGCTTAATGACAATGATAAAAAATGCGGTAGCGGATCATTTGCACTACACGTATACTTACGCCTATAAATCCCCGATGGAAGTGCGAAACAGGACTCCCAACCTGGCTATTCCTTCTCAAAACATTAATGAAAGGACTGGCGGATTTAGTGTTTATAACAAACTTATTACCGGGCATAATTCCACCTATCCAGCTGATACCTATACTCAATATCAAGATAATACTCTAACCCAGTTCATTCCAGGTTATTGTAATGAGCTAATTCTTGCCGGCATTTTTCGAAGTAGTGACCCGAACTATTTGAAAAACGGACAACAAGATTTATTTGCTGAATATGTTGGAAAATTCAAAGATTTTATTTCGAGATCGATCATCCACCCCGCAGGAAAAAATCAACAATATTCTGCTGGATCGCAAAATGTGTGGGGTAATGATATATTTTTCGTGGATGATGAAGTCTTTTGCGGAATAACTTTAACTACCGAAGTTCCAAATGACTTGGGTGGAGGATATGTAAATGGAATCTATCAAAATACTTCTCCACACAATTGTGCTGATGCTGATGGTGATACATGGACCACGTGCAACGGGGACTGTAATGATAACAGCGCCAACATCCACCCCGGGAGAAGCGAAGGTAACTCGGCGGATGGCATCGATAACAATTGCAATCAATTGATCGATAAAAACGATCCTTCCCATACAATTGGGGGTGGTTCCACCCCCTTTTGCGGGGACAATATCATCCAGGTTGGAGTCGAAGAGTGCGAGCTCACCAATAATCCCTGCGGCCCCTTGGGGAACAATTCGCCTCCCATCGATCCCAATAATTTGAATCTGGGGGGGTATTGCATCCAGCCCTTCGTTTCCATGCTGGGGGGGAGCAATTGCACGTGTGCGGGGGATACATTATTCCTAACTGGCATCACGTCTAATCCTTCGCCTATTATTCATCCCCCTGGGCAGAATTATACGTTGACTCTCCTGGGTTCGGGTATTGAGCCGGGGGATACGTTGCGCATCGCGAAGGAGAATGCCCCTTCAACAGTGGTGAATTTGACGATTAGCTCTTCTATTACTGCGACGCTTACTACATCTAATATTACTACTTTGGGGGTGGGCAATCATTCGGCTCGGGTGATTCAGGGACCGGATATGTCGAATAGTATTACTTTGCCTATCGTGAGCGCGTCGTCATTCGTTTTGAGCACGGTTACCCCTAATGCGTATGTGACGAGTCAGAATTACAATTCCATTGCTATTTCCGGTTATTTATTCCAGTCGGGGGATCGGGTGGAGTTTCAGGGAGCTTGTGGCACCTCATTATGTTTCGTATCCAAGATTGGGTTGTTTGTCAGCAATGTGGCTCTAACCACGTCGCTCACTACAAGTGATTTGAGCACGCTTGGTTTGGGTATTGGTTCGGTTCGCTTGAAGCGGGGGGCGAATACGTATTCTAATTCATTGTCTTTCTCGGTTTCTGATCCTAATGTACCTACGATTACGGAGCCTTTGGACCCGGATACTATTGGGTATAATGCTATTTCTCCCTGGATTACTGTTACCGGTACCAATTTTGGGAATTCTCCTACGGTGAAGATTGGGAATCCCCCTAATCAGGTGACTATTCTTTCGTCAAGTTCGCAAATGCAAAATGTCACTGGCACAAGTCTAGAGTTCCAGCTCAATAAGGCCAACACTCTGACGCTGGGGGCGACTGATCATCCGGTGACGGTAACCGCCGGGATTTACACCTCGCTTCCTGTGGATTTGACTATTTCCCCCCCCATCATCGATGCGATCATCCCGGATACCATTCCCGCCAACCAGGCCGCGACTTTATCCTTCACTTGCCGATACCCGGGGAATAATCCCAAAATACACGTGGGTTCAAACGTATTCAACTATCCCGGGCAGCCCGCACCCCTCTGCTTCGATGTTTCCCTGACCGCGGTTCAAGTCACTAATTTGGGTGTGGGGACGCACGATGTGCGCATGGAGAACACCGGCGTCTTTTCCGCGCCTTTCCCCCTGAACATCGGCGACACGGGCGGGGCTTCCTCTCCCTACTTTCCCCCCTGGTCGACGCTCGAACCTATTAATGGGATCGCTTTCTCCGGGAGCACGGGAACGGAATTACTGAGTGCCATCAACAACCTCTCCCCCGGGCAGAAGCTCATTGTTCCGGGGGGCACCTATCAGATGCCCAATCCCGCGCGGATTACCGCACAGGGGACCGCCTCACAACCTATTTTCGTTGTCGCGGCCGCCGGTGCCAATCCGGTATTAACCGCGAGTGGGGCGGGAAACGATGTTTTGGCCATCGGCCAAACCGGGAGCGGGATTACTGCGGCCTATTTGGCATTGCGTGGATTTGAGATCACCGGGGGAAACAAAGGAATCATTTTCAATAAGGCCAGTAATATTTGGTTGGATCAATTGCGCATCCACGACACCGCGAACGCGGGTATTCATGGAGGACAATTTAGTGGGATAAACAATTCCTATTTGTTTATTACCAGAAATGAAATTCACAACGTGGGAGAAGGAGCCGGTATCATCAAAGGAACTGCAGTAATGTTTGGAACCATGGGTGGACCACAAATTGTCACCAATGCTGTTATTGCTCTCAATCATATCCATCACACCGGAAAGCAGGCTGCGGGAATCCAATTGAATAGGGGTTCCCATTCCAATTGGGTGGCGGAAAACCATGTTCACCATGCGGCGTACAATTATTATGGCGATTCGGCAGGATATTGGCCCTGCATGTGGTTTGATCTTTCCCACGCGGGAACGTATTTCTCTAACCAACGCAACATCATCGAGAAAAATGTGATCCATGATTGCTCCGATAATGGGGTACAATTCGAAAATGGGAGGCATGTTTTCAGAAACAATTTGGTAACCGCTCGTATTGGGAATAAGGCCATTGACGGTACTCATAATACTGCCTCTTTGGATTATTTGGAAATATCTCACAATACTGTATTCAATACCAATAACGGATATGGCATTGGATTAGTTGCCTGGAACGGTCAACCGGGATTGGTGCTGGCGAATAACGTGGTGTATAATCATCAAGGGAGTCCGGGCGCCTACACGATTCAACTCCTATCGGGAACGAGTAATCAGGGAATATTAGTTGGGAATGTCGTGGCCATGCACCAAACCAATAATACCATCACGAGTGGCGTGCGAAACATGAGCACGGGATATGTAATCGGACAAGGATTAACGGATTTTACAACTCCGCCCAGTACGGGATGGGGAAATAATTATTCGTATGGAGGAAACTTCCTGGGGTTCAGGCCTTCCGACACGGGAGCCATAATCGGCACGGCCAATGTGACTTATTTGGTGCCGGAGGATATTACCAATACCCTCCGTCTATCCCCGCACGAAGCGGGGGCCCTCGATGGATTGGCCGGTGGCGGAGGAGGCGCTCCAACTACCTCCGGAATGAACCCCAATACCATCGCCTACAACGCCCCCTCACCCGTGATTACATTAAACGGAACCAATTTCCCGGTGAGCTGCACGATTGGAACCCTGAAGGTGGGGGCGCTCGCCGTGCCCTGCACGCAGGTGATGATGGTGAACGCCGCACAGCTCACGTATTCCCTGACACCGGCCCAAACCCTTTCCCTGGGAGTAAATGCGCATAACGTGACGGTTACCTCGGGCAGCCAAACATCCAACGCTCAACAATTGGTCATTTCCGCCCCCATATTGCTGAATGTCACCCCCTCGGCCATCGAATACAATACGAATCCCCCCATCAACCTGCAATCCAATTATTTCGGCGCCAATCCCAGCGTGAAAATAGGGAGCGTGACCTTCAGCAGCCCCACCATCACGCTTCCCGACATGCTGCGGGTCAATCCCTCCCTGGATCAAGTGAACAATAATCTGGGGGTGGGCCTCCATACCGTATTGGTCATCAACACCCTCATTAATTCCAATTCGAAGACATTAACGATCACCGATCCCACCCCTACACTTACAAACATCAACCCCAATTCGGTCCAAGTGGGGGGGATCCAGCAATTCACCCTATCTGGGAGCAAATTTACCCCGTATTCCAAAGTGCGCGTGGGTACTCTTCCTTTATTGACACCGGATGCCGTGAACCCCAATGGCAATTCCCTCACGTTTACCCTCACGGCCACCCAGACCCAATTGTTGGGAGTCGGACCCCACAATGTGTTTGTGGTGAATGGGAGCAGGACCTCCAACGGATTGATATTAACCATAACGGAAGCCCCGGCCATCCTCACGCTGATTTCCCCCCAATCGGTTGAAGAGGATTCGGACTACACCATCGCCCTCACGGGGAGCAACTTCCAGACCTACTCTGAAATACTCGTGGGGAATCTCCCCCCTATTTCCCCTAATATTGTGAACCAGGGGGGGACACTATTGCGCTTCAACCTGACGGCGGCCCAAATCCAAGCCCTGGGGGGAGCGGGTTCCACGGGGAGCACGGATTACCCGGTGCGCGTGCGCAACGCTCCCGGAATAGTTTCTAATTCGATGCCTTTGACGGTGACCTCGCAGACCTCGGCCAATAACCCCCCGGGCAACTTCGATGTGGTCGCCACCACGGGTCCCTCCGCCCGAACGGTGAACGTGGCCTGGGACCTTGCTGGGGGAACGGCGCCCGTGGATTATATCCTTCGCGGGATATTGGCCTCCCACCCCATCGCGCTTGATGGAATTATTGATTCCGGCGAGTTCGAGGGGGGCACGGTATGGGATTACGACCAGACCAATCCCTCCAACCCCTTCCTGTTCACGGGGATGGCGAGCACGGATTATTGCTTTGCCGCGAAGGCCACGAATGCGTACGGGTTCTCGTATTCAACCACTTCCTGCGCTACCGCGCGCTCATCGGATTCCCCGCCGGGAAGCTTCACGGTCACCGCAGCCACAGGCACGGCCACGGGACGCGTGAATGTTACCTGGACGAATGCGGGCGGGCAGCCCGCGCCTATCTATATCCTCCGCGGGATTTTGGAATCCGATCCCGTGGCCAGCGGGGGCATTTCCCGGCAG
- a CDS encoding APC family permease — protein sequence MALTREIGLLELTLAGIGVILGAGIYVLVGKAAGIAQEYVWASFAAAGFIAIMTGLSYSELSSRFPKAGAEYVYAKNAFSSFWAFLIGLALVIVGVASTATVALGFGSYLSALTTLPAFWGMILILGLSTLIIWFGAKLSASVAGFLSLIEIAGLLIVIYVGFPHLGEGFALPPIEFVPTVLSAAALIFFAFLGFEDLVRLAEETKNTTKIMPIALLLAIGISTILYILVAAAAVGVLGGAALGASAAPLADVVATVWGSDSFLLVGLIALFATGNTVLLLLLAASRIMYGMAKEKTLPRLLGLTQGHQPRNALIVAAVLAVLLASYKDITFVAHVTDGLLFIVFALMNLALILIRMKPRDTYTGFRVPLSIGKIPIPSVIGFITSGFMLIYVDQDALIFGIAVLVAGAAAYYIFHRPSSMKRGNR from the coding sequence ATGGCCCTCACGCGCGAGATTGGGTTGCTCGAACTGACCCTAGCGGGTATCGGGGTTATCCTGGGGGCCGGTATCTATGTGCTAGTGGGGAAGGCCGCGGGGATCGCGCAGGAATATGTGTGGGCGAGTTTTGCCGCGGCAGGATTCATTGCCATCATGACGGGGTTGAGCTACTCGGAATTATCCTCGCGTTTTCCAAAAGCGGGAGCCGAATATGTGTATGCCAAAAACGCCTTTTCTTCATTCTGGGCCTTCCTCATTGGATTGGCATTGGTCATCGTGGGAGTGGCTTCTACTGCAACCGTTGCATTAGGATTCGGGAGCTACCTCTCCGCCCTTACCACGCTGCCGGCTTTCTGGGGAATGATTCTGATCCTCGGACTCTCCACATTGATTATCTGGTTTGGTGCCAAATTGAGCGCGAGCGTGGCGGGTTTTCTTTCCCTTATAGAAATCGCCGGGTTGTTGATCGTAATCTATGTGGGATTTCCCCATTTGGGGGAAGGGTTCGCTCTCCCACCCATTGAATTCGTTCCCACGGTGCTCTCGGCGGCGGCCCTCATCTTTTTTGCCTTCCTCGGATTTGAAGACTTGGTACGATTGGCCGAGGAGACCAAAAACACTACCAAAATAATGCCCATCGCCCTGCTCTTGGCGATCGGGATCTCGACTATCCTTTACATTCTCGTGGCCGCGGCCGCCGTGGGAGTATTGGGAGGGGCCGCCCTGGGAGCGAGCGCCGCGCCCCTCGCGGATGTCGTCGCCACCGTATGGGGAAGCGACTCCTTCCTACTGGTGGGATTAATCGCGCTCTTTGCCACGGGAAACACGGTGCTCCTCCTCCTGCTCGCGGCCTCCCGAATCATGTATGGAATGGCCAAAGAAAAAACGCTGCCCCGCCTTCTTGGTTTGACGCAGGGGCATCAGCCGCGCAATGCCTTGATTGTTGCGGCGGTGCTCGCGGTGCTGTTGGCATCGTACAAAGACATTACGTTTGTGGCTCACGTCACGGATGGATTGCTGTTCATTGTGTTTGCTCTCATGAACCTCGCCCTCATCCTCATCCGGATGAAACCGCGGGACACCTACACGGGGTTTAGGGTTCCTCTCTCTATTGGAAAAATTCCTATCCCCTCGGTCATTGGTTTCATTACCTCGGGCTTCATGCTCATATATGTGGACCAGGACGCCCTGATCTTTGGAATAGCGGTGCTGGTGGCGGGTGCGGCCGCCTATTATATCTTCCATCGCCCCTCGAGTATGAAACGTGGGAATCGGTAA